The Syngnathoides biaculeatus isolate LvHL_M chromosome 20, ASM1980259v1, whole genome shotgun sequence nucleotide sequence ttgcgagcacggaggcaaatgtgagtgactgatgtgAGATGTCatagcacccaaaaaaaaaaaaagatagatcagctgcttttaatatatttaaatgtatcaTTTGCAGACTGTTTACTGGCTCGGGGCTTCAGTGTCAGGCGCCTGCGTGGATTTACGAGCTGAAACTGAAGACCTGAAGGTTTTGCTCCAGCACCACAAACATCTCAGACCATTAGAGCAACACGGTACGTTGTGATTGTTATGCAACTTGAGCTTTATTGTATCCAGGGGTTATGAACTGAAAcctatgttttttaaaaaaaaaagtagatccaACAGCAGGCGTGGGGGACATCGTGCTGGCTTCGCTCTCTGCATTTCCTTCTCGCGAAATGGCGAAAGCTGAAGAGCAATCTAACCATTCCGGCCCGGATGACGGGAGTCACGTCGGGGGAACCGCAGAggatgaagtggctgtggaggtcATAGCAGAGGTTGAAGACGAGGAGCTTCACCTGATggcagaaaatgtcattttcattttggaagATAACGGTTGGGTTGAACGAGCCGAAGGGACGACGACCGACGCGGACGCAGGTAAAGCCGAGAAAgggatggatgaaaagggaaggggTCTCACGAGTATGCACCAGGCGGACGTTCACCAAGACGACGACTCATCCATGAAGGCCGGGCCCTCGTCGAAACCTCACGAATGTGCGGACTGCGGCAAGAAATTCAAGTATGCCTCCATCCTCACGGCCCACAGGGTCATCCACACGGGGGAGAGACCCCACGGCTGCCCCGATTGCGGCCGCCGCTTCTCTTTCCGCCAGGCCCTGGAACGGCACAGGAAAATCCACCAAATGGAACGCGGGTACGATTGCATCATCTGCGGGGAGATTTTTACGTCTCCGTCGGCATGCACCGAGCACAGGCAAACGCACGCGGAGGACGACAGCTACGAGTGCCCGCACTGCGAGAAGAAATTCGCCTGGTTGACAGCGCTATTGAGGCACCTGAAGAGTCAGCACGCGAAGTCAGCGGGCGTCGGGAGCGACGCCGACGATGCGGCGGGAGAGGCACCCCCTGAAAACGTCAAGGAGGTCGTTGCCCTCGCCGCCGTCCGCACCGGCCGACGCCAACGAAAACCAACCATGAAGATGGAAGCCATGGACTTGCAGAAACGCACGAAGAGCAAGAGAAAGCAAGAAGACATCGCGGAGAGGCCACCTGCCTTGGAGCAGGCGGCCTTCAGTTGGTCAGTGTCCTCCTGCGTTTCTCTCGTTTTATACCTCacgaacaaaaaaatcccccatAATCTTTCAAATGTGGGATGACCATGTCCTCTTTTAACCTCTCTCAAACAGTTCCGAGCATTCATACGGGTCACCCTTGGTCGTACTGAAAGATCCTGATGAAAGTGAGTCTTTACTTgcttttttgagaaaattccGGGCTCTGAAATCCTTCCAAAGAAATGATTAgcagtacttgtttttttttttttgcaattattgGAAAATGGATTTTGAACATTGATGTGATCTGTAATGGAACACTTGGATGTTTCTGTCAGATTGCGCGGCCGACGGCGCTTCGTCCCGTCCGGAGCGCCCCGTCCAGCACGTGAAGCGCCTTTGCTGGCAGGACGACGAGACGGCCCTCGCCGCTGGCGACTGCAAGTTTGGTTTCAACTGCCCGGACTGCGACCAGAGCTTCAACTTAATGTCGGCGCTCGAGTCGCACGAGTGCGTCCACGCAGGTGAGCAGCCTTTCCTCTGCTCTGATTCCGGGCGACGTTTCTCCTTCGAGCAATCCCTGGAGATGCACAAGCAGACGCACGCGTACGAGCCCGCCCTCCACGGCGAGTTCACCGAATCCGCCGCGCACAACACTTTGCCGGAGAGACGTACGGAGACTCCCGGCGAGAAAGCggacgaggtggcgagtccaaTAAAATGTCCCCAGTGCGGGCGGAGCTTTAGCTGCGCCAGGTACCTCACCAGGCACCTCTGCACCCGCCGGGTGGAGCGAGCGCACGCCTGCAGCTGCGGCAAGAGCTTCGCCCAGCGGGGGGCGCTCACGGCGCACCGCCGCACCCACCAGAAAGACCGGCCGCACGTTTGCGAGCGGTGCGGCAAGGGCTTCCTCTACAAAGGCGGCCTGGCCAACCACATGAAGATCCACTCGTCGGAGATGCCCTTCCTGTGCGCGTTCTGCGGGAAGTGTTTCAAGCGGGAGCGCAACTTGAAGAAGCACGAGCGCTGCCACACCAGGGAGAACGTCTACAGCTGCTCGCAGTGCGACAAGAGTTTTGTGTACAAGGCCACGCTGGTCAGACACGAGCTGACCCACTCGGGCGAGAGGCCGTACCTGTGCTCGGACTGCGGGAAGAGGTTCTTTTCCCACGCCGAGCTGCTCAAGCACGAGCGCTTCCACACGGGCCACAAGCCCTTCAAGTGCCCGCACTGCGCGAAGACGTTCACCCAGTCGTGCTACCTGACCGTTCACCTGCGCTACCACACGGGCGCGCGGCCTTACTCGTGCGCGGAATGCAACAAGGGCTTCCTCAGCGCCAACCGCCTGAAACGGCACACGCTGACCCACACGGGAGAGAAGCCCTTCCCCTGCGAGGCTTGCGGCAAGTTATTCAGGCAGTCGTATCACCTCAAAGTGCATCAACGGACGCACGACAAGATCATGTGAAGACaaacttttccaaaaaaaaaaaagggaatcccaccgcttcactttttccacattttgttttttgcctcaTTCCAAAACTGATTTCAAATTCCTCTTGAAATTCTCCACACAAGACTACATAGCGAGGTTTTAGTTTTCATCCTCGCCGTTTGTCGTTCCCCCCCATAATCTCGTCGTTGGGTGTTGCGTGTGGAATGGAGTCCATAACAAATGCGGAAAAGGTGAACTGCTGCAAATACTTTCACATACTCAACAAGTCGTGAGTCTTCAAACGGGGAAGTGGCCACCGAGTTTTGAGAGTCACCAGCGTGTTGCGACAGAGCCACCCAAAGACTCCCGGCAAAGGCGAAAATGGACGCGGGGACCGTTGCAGATTGCGAATTCTGATGCTCAGCTTCCTGTTGGAGAAGAGAAAGTACTGAAACTAAAACGATTGCACGTGTTTTCAAAAGTTCAgaggtcaaaatcatgttcaatgACCAGCGTTTGtctagaaatgtttatttttgttattaaagtgttcttacaaaacaaaactacacaaatgaacattttgtgaCGGGAAGACAACTTTTGAAGGGTCCACGACGGTCTTAATCTTGAGCTTACTTGTGAGAAAAAGATAGTGTTGCAGCTTTTGTCGGCAAAAGCAAAGAGGAATTGAGTTTGGATTTCCTGGATTTAGCtgacaaaacagaaaaaggcCCAAATGGCATTTCTATACTTAGCACCTAAGATAGTAGCGAACGCGCGTCGAGGCTACACAGCAACGTGCAGCGTGATGGGGCAGTGGTCGCTCCCCATGGCTTTGTTGCGGATCTTGCTGTCGCACAGGCCGGGCACCAGGGAGGACGACAGCACGAAATAATCCAGGCGCCATCCCACGTTCTTTGACCTGGAATTCATCATGTAGGTCCAGAAGGTGTAGGCGTTGGCCGTGTCGGGGTAGAGCTCGCGGAAGCTGTCGACGAAACCGGCCTCCAGCAACTTATCGAAGCCCTCGCGCTCCTCCGGGGTGAAGCCGGCGTTTTTCTTGTTGCCCTTGGGGTTCTTCAGGTCGATCTCCCGGTGGGCGACGTTGAGGTCGCCGCACAGCACCAGGGGCTTCTGCACGTCCAGCTCGCTCAGGTAGTTGCGGAAATCCTCGTCCCAGGTCTTGCGGTAATCCAAGCGCACCAGGCCTTTGCCGGCGTTGGGCACGTAGGCCGTCACCAGGTAGAAGGTGGGGAACTCCGCGGTGATGACACGGCCTTCTTTGTCGTGTTCCTCTTTACCTGAACAAGTCAAGAAAGGCGTTCGAAGAAAATTAGTCGAGTGTTAGCAAAGTGTAGGCTGGTTGTTGTTGAGAATAAGCGACATTGACGGGAGTGGGGAAGCCATGTCGCCTCTTTCCGGTGCACGCGAATGTTTGCCCCGCATCAAATTCGGCGTTAAATGCAGCACGGCCCTTCTCATTTGTCTCCAGATGGCACCCGACTTTCGGGCCACTCGAGGCAATTGTTGGAATTGGAGCTCACCGATGCCGTACGTGACTTTGACGGGCTCCGTTTTGCAGAGCATGGCCACGCCGCTGTAGCCCTTGTCGTCCGCCGTGCACCAGTACTTGTGCGGGTACTCGGGCATGGACGTGATTTCGGCGGGCAGGTTTTTCTCCGCGCACTTCGTCTCCTGCAGGCACAGGACGTCTGGACTCTCTTCACGCAGCCACTAGGAGGGACGAAGACAAGCGTTAGGTGGGgcaaaaccaaaatattagtCTCGGCGTtgggcttttttggggggatttaaaGGGTCAACTCACATCCAGGCCGTTCTTCTTCACCCAAGCTCTCAGTCCGTCCACGTTCCAGGAGGTGATCTTCATGTTGGCGTCGCGTCCATCTTTGCTGGTGGTTTTGTCCGGCGGGTCTTCGTACAAAACGGGAGCTTCGGGTTCCttagttttcttttctttcttcggAGTACTTTCTGTAAACGTACAATTACAGGGCGTGTGTGAAAGGTTTGGAAGGTTTTGCGCCTCCTGTACTCACCCGCCGTGGCGTCATTGTCCCCTTCCGCCGTGGCCTCTTCTGCCTTCCTGCCTCGCTTCATGCTTGAACGGAGGAAAACGCTTCGGAGACACCAAAAACGCGCACGCCACAGCACAGACGCCGCTgggaaaagtggaagaaaaaaaaaaaaaaagtgttaaaatgaacgcacacattttcacactacTTTTCAGAGTGGTGCCAACAGTGTAATGGCCTCATGTTTGTTTTAGTTCCTTTGCACGGCTTCTAGATTGCACGCACAGTTTTCTACCTATTGTGATATTGTTTGCGgttctttttcttctatgtACAAGGCTTGCAAAACACAGATTTGGAAATGTGACTGAATATCACCGTTGTTATTTGCATTGTTGAAGAATGCACGTACCATCTAGGCTAACACCTGAGTATGACCCACATTGcaataatgttaaaataattattgaaaCCATTTAAAGCAGAATTTGACCCAGCTGAGTTGCAGGTGTACCGAATATTTTGGCCAGTGGCTATTATGCATAATACCCAAATGAGATGAGGTGAAACTCGTCTATTTCGATGTTTTATGCCATTTATCGCAGTACATTAGATTTGAAGCAAAAGACTCGGGAAGTACGAGTTGCACGATGCACGACGTTCGCGTTGTATTGGAACAAAAGACGGCAGACGGAGGCCTCTTTCAAAGCAAGCCAGTAACTCTTAGCGTGCTAATTCAGCTTCTTTCGCcttgcatagaaaaaaaaaaaaaacccaaccccGATGAGTCTTTCAAGGTCCTCCTTAGGAGGTCGAAAAGAAATGTAGCTTGTTTACATAATGCAAATATTCATACTTGCACTTTGAGCAGGATGCAAAGCCGCGGGACACGCGAACCAGCAGTCACTCCCCCAAAACGTTTGATACAAAAGCGGAAGCTAACAGTACGCTAATGCGGCTGTTATGACACACTCGGGAGTGCGAGCGCGGTCAACGTTGAAGTACCGCAGCTTGTGCGGAACCGAAGGCTTCAATCCGATCCGGTTGAGGTGCTTATGGCactttattgtaaataattcGTGCATGCGCAACCGTAGAGATTTGCCCGTACTATTTTCCCCACGTGCTCCTTCAAATGGACCCTCTGTTCAATgcctgcatgaaaaaaaaaaaaaacccagaaaggATAGATTTCAACATTGCATGTTTGTGAATTACCATATTTAGATCTACTGTCGTGTGGGATCGGGTGAAAAAAAGTGGCAGatgttaatttgttttattttatttgtttacttttatAGTCAGGCGAATCGAACACTTTTGAGTATTTATGGTCCTAGGATTTCACCTGGGCGAGTTACTTGGCTAGGAAGTCACAATTAGTTTCTCATAAACGCACCCAAGTGGGACAAAAGTGAGTTTATTGAAGCGTTTAACCTATTCGATATTGTGCGTCGGTATTTATGGTATGTGTAACAAAAAAAGGTAGTCTGTCGTAGCTCCATGGCTAACTGTAAAGTGGAAATTGTTTAGTTTTCCTGTCAGAAACCAAATGACGTCTCGTACTCGGAACATATATCACGTCCTCTCTTTTGATTAATGTCACTCATTAGTTTGCTTTCCTCATTGCAGACTATTTCTTATTTTCCCTTTAAATTCGTCTTGAGCTGCAATGACTGTGGTCATCGGGTTTGAGGGCAGTGCCAATAAGATTGGCATTGGgatcatcaaagacggcgaagTACTTTCTAATCCTCGACGGACCTACATTACCCCTCCCGGTGAAGGCAAGGCTCGATAATTTATATACATATGTCtatttttaaagataaaatTCATAAATGTATGGCATTAAAAGTTTGTTTCCCTTAAAAGGCTTCCAGCCAAGTGACACGGCCAGACATCATCGCTCCGTTATACTGACAGTCTTAAAGGAGGCCTTGGACCAAGCGGGGGTGAAACCTTCCGACATTGACTGTGTGGCATATACGAAAGGTCATTCAGCGtggtgacattttgaaaaagaattTGTAATTAATCAATAAAATGGATTATTTTCTCATCAGGTCCAGGCATGGGCGCTCCCCTGGTAACGGTGGCCGTGGTGGCTCGCACGGTCTCCCAGTTGTGGGGCAAGCCCCTGGTGGGCGTCAACCACTGCATCGGCCACATCGAGATGGGCCGACTCATCACCGAAGCCCAGAACCCCACCGTGCTTTACGTTAGCGGAGGGAACACGCAGGTCGGGGGCCGATGACCAATGACGTGTTTGAGGCAATTAAATGAAATcgtcaataaaatgtttttgtctttccttCCCTTCGAAGGTTATCGCGTACTCTGAGCGGCGCTACAGAATCTTTGGGGAGACCATCGACATCGCCGTGGGCAACTGTTTGGACAGATTCGCTCGCGTTATCAAGGTTTGTGTTCTGTTGACGTCAAcgtgagtccattttttttttccccccatctaaTGTTTTTACGTGCAGATTTCAAACGATCCCAGTCCCGGCTACAACATAGAACAGATGGCGAAGAAGTAAGCGATGGTGcactatttttaaattttgacttttattAATGTGTACATTTTCGCTATTATTCAGAGGCAGTCAGTATGTGGAGTTGCCATACACTGTGAAAGGAATGGACGTGTCATTTTCCGGAATACTTTCCTACATTGAGGTGAGCGATTGCATTAAATAACAATTTAGAAGGAATGATACGACTAAATGTTGTTGCAATAATAGGAAGCGGCTCACAAGATGCTTGGATCTGGTCAGTGTACAGCGGAGGACTTGTGCTTCTCGCTGCAGGTTAGAATTCACTCATCAATATCTTCAAATAGGATTAATAAATAGGTGGGGACATATTTGAGTTTGTTCCTCCAGGAGACGGTGTTCTCGATGCTGGTGGAAATCACAGAGCGGGCCATGGCTCACTGCGGCTCCCGAGAAGTCCTCATAGTCGGCGGCGTTGGTTGTAAGTGCGCTAGGAACGCTTGAATGAGTTGAGGCATTTAGCGATGGGCCTTTGGGGCCAATAAAAATCAATGATGAAAGATTAAATATGCCGTCAAACTGCTTTCGCAGGTAACCTGCGTCTGCAGGAGATGATGGGGCAGATGTGCTCGGAAAGAGGGGCCAAAGTTTTCGCCACTGATGAAAGGTAGACGTGTCTGTCCATAACTACCGATTTACTGGACTTATTTCAGGCAAGCTGAGCTTGGATTCACAACCCCGCACACAATTGTAGGAGAAGgtcacgtcacgtcacgtcacgtTTTTATGGTGTCATGTTCCAAAGCCAATCCAAAGTGACTTGAGTGGTGTTGGGACAGCAAAGTGTAATTTACAACCGGTGCTCGAAAATGTACCGAACGGAGAGAGCTCGTGCACCCGCGTCactgaagtcacgtgactggcaaAGCATGCTTCAATGCTAAGTGGGTTGGAGACGACAGAAATATGTTTTGGAGCACGACGCTCAGAGTTGTGTCCGATACCGttgaacatttagaaggtgacgataaatgagataaactcggcacagagggcccatatttaatgccgaagtcgatgtttttgccgataagaaattggagcGTTAACCtgcttgcgcttgtcttgggCAACTGGATCTGcgcctggatctggtgagtaagtcgtcgagatttccacggaagagtttgaaagcgtagaaaagtctgggcgcatacaaatacttgttGTTGGAGCTGTTcctaatcaagaataaatctcaGAGTTTTTTCAATAtgaatactaatatttaaataaatgacccctgcttttacacaaactcgcattaactatgattgggggggaggAGACAAGTCGGCCCCTCCATTCACGAAGCATATtatggccacatgttaaactttggtaaatttCTCTGtaacaatttaatttatttaatatgcattgttgtgAAATGAGtctaatgtgtatttaaaaaaagaaaataaacggcTCTGGTacgcggaagtgtgttttgGCCACACGATAAACCTCTGTGTGCCCGACGGTTtatgttctttctttctttttttaatctcaaatgagtccaatgcgtattaaggaagaaaaaaaaacgtctgtcggggagaggtttaccgaagattgtttggccgcaacacgctcggtgtacgttggagacgactcccgtttttttttttttttttttttaaaactcattattctcaaatgagccgacttggcattatgaatacttcttgggaattagaGATTGATCAGAGTAATTCCTACCTGAGGTGAAGCGATTGTTACGCAGtcgtgcgtattttggttgggcaccaccTATCACGttaaattgctgaaatccatcgttttcttcagctggtattctatagaatgacctctttgaatatccgtctTGTGTGTGGTGACAACCAATGGCACGTCTCATCAGGCATTGTGCATATTCTGCTCCCGTTTAAGGTCTCCcgcactgtcgagcagctctttttgaccggcaatacggtgCCGTCATTCACCTAAATTGTACATTATGAAACATCTTGAAAAGAGATTTGTAATTTGACAAGCACCCTAATTTGTAACATTGCATGCATACAATATTTCAACTGTAGATTCTGTATCGACAACGGCGCCATGATCGCGCAAGCCGGCTGGGAAATGTTTCGATCCGGGCAAGTGACGGAACTGGAGGACTCGTGGATCACGCAGAGGTAAGGAGCCCACTTTTAGCACCTCCGTGTAAGTTAGAAAATGCATCCCTAAACGTTTGTCCTGTTTGCAGGTACAGAACAGATGAAGTGGAGGTGACGTGGAGAAAGTGATGGTGGAAAACTGCACCTAAAGGGAATGTCAGTGTCCCGTGAGACTTAAGCACCCGCACGTCAACGCCTCTCTCAGGTAGCGTCTGATAATATTGCGCGTCTGACAAGTCGGATCAGGGGAAGCCCggcggttgttttttttttttatcttgaaggGACCACCTCATTGCTGTcaagaaaatgtgtttggaaTCAGAAGGACACtataaaatggattgcacttgCAAActtattgtattgttttcttGTCAAATAGATTCCAGTCCTCAAATAATTGGGCAGAAATAACAGCAGCGAGTCAAGTTTAATCTTTTATTAAGCAATACTGTTCATGTACATTCCTCCTCCAGTGTAATTTATTTCcaaattctttttcaaaaatcaaCATATTGAACACTGAGCTCCCTTATGGATTCATGAGCAACATTCACCTGAttagaaaacaaacttttttttttttttttggggtggggggtgacaGCATTAACCTCTGACGGCGATAACGGGGCAATTCTACTGTGCCTTTGAATACACCCCCTCTGTAAACCCAAGAGACAAACGATACAACTCTAGCAGGTACAAGACGTCaaatggagtggggggggggggggttaggccATCGCTAATAACATAATTCGCTTGAACAAAGTGCTTGATTGACCACACGCTTGACACTggacagttaaaaatgtaacgttccaaaaaaaagggggcggggggaaaagaaaagaattctCAAAGATTGTTAAAAGAAGGATGAGGGGGGTGGAAAGAAGACATACAAGCTAAAATTCAGAACAGGGCGATGGAACAACGGTCTGATTTACTTAAGGCAGACTTTGTAATaaggcgattaaaaaaaaaaaaaaaaaaaagaagaagaaaaaaggtcaTTGCTGTAAGATCTCAAAAAGGAGTTAGTCCAAAGTGTCTCAGTGTGGCTTTGCATGGAGACATCATCCTGAGTGCAGCGCGTGAGAGGGAACTCCAAGAATTGTCCGTCGTGACGTCGACGCGCACGGGGGCGCGTGTCCATTTGCGTGCGTGTGGGTGTATATACgcgtctggggggggggggggtgcgggcgCCGCTAGGCCGGGTGCTCCCGGAAGTCCTTGTACCACATAACTCTTTTTGGATCTGAAAAGATAAAAACAGGTTGGAGCAAAAACTAATTGGGACCCCCTGTTGAAAATGGAGTCAAAAGCAAATTTTAGAACTGATATGTGGTGTAAATGCGGATTAATAGGAAAAGGTAATAAGAAACATATTTCAGAGGCACGGTCCTAGGTGGGATTGCTTGTGTGTAATACATGGGTCAAAAGTGTGTCGGTGACTGAGTCTGCTTTACCACATGGAAAAAAACtattgaaagtttaaaaaaaaaaaaacttactagTGGGGTTCTGAACAAGGAAGTGTGGTGGAGTGTGGGGAAGCCTGTTCTTTTACATACTTAGAAAATAACGGTATTATATATAGGTATAATAATGGTATGTGTTAAGGTAGGGTTTACTGTTAAACAAGAGGGCAGattcatatttcaaatcaaACAGCGGTGCGTTTGGATCATTTTAGCATTCAACGTACCTCTTTTCTGTTTGTTGCAGATTGCATTCCATTCTGCAGAGGAAGCAAAGAAAAGTTACAAAAGTACATTCTAGCATGTTCGGTTATGaggatttcatatttttttccccaatatttaGGCTATGGATTGAAGGGTCACCTCTATTATGGAAGTTGAGAGCCTCCACAAGGTGGCGACAACTGAGTAGCAGCTCCCCGTTGTTCTCATCCAGGTCGGGGTGCGTCGCCGGGGCGGCAGAGGTAGCAAAGGGGGCTGGGGCTTCTTGGGGGGCCCGGATGGCGAGCGGCGGTTCTCCCGGCGTGTCTCCGGGCTGGGGCGCGGGGGGGTCGGGAACGGGCCTGGTCTCGCTGATGAAACTCAGCCCCCATTGATTTTGGAGCAGAACGCCGATGGCGTGGCGGTCCTCCTCCAGAATGGCGCCGGTGGCTTTGGCCTTCACCTTGGAGGCGTAGCTGACGGCCGGCTGCAGCTTGGCGGGGCTGTCCTGCACCGGGAAGGCGGGCGGGGGCTTGAGCAGCGACAGACTGTCCTCCACCCACCGGTCCTTCCGGTTAACCTTTTGGGCGCGGCCGAGCTCCTTCTGGCCGGTGTCCCGGCGAAGGCCGCGGCCTTTGTACTGCGGGCCCTTGCGTTCTTTTTCCCCGCGGAAGCCAAAGGGATGCGCGCGGGCGGGTCCGATCTGGTCGGCCTCGGGAGAGAGCTGGCGCGACCGGCCCCCGGAGAGGCAGCCtcctcccccgcccccgccgcaGTTGCCGGGCGACAGGCGTCGGTTTCGGACGTGCGGCTCCGGGTTGGCGGTGGCGACGAGGACCGCGGGGTCGCACAGGGTATCGGATTCGCACACACTGTTACTAGCTTCCCACGTACCTGGAGGAACACACGTGCGGCATTAGTCGTTTCGAATGATTATGGGAGTTGggttccccccccacccctatcccaaaaacatgcattcattggaaactgtAAATGGACCCTagttgtgattggctgacaaccagttgagggtgtaccccgccttctgcctgatgaGGATAGGCAGGGGGAGCGTCTCAAGACAGCTTACGGGCGCCGATCGCATTGACATTTTGTTTCCAACAAGGATCTTatttgtcagtttcaatgttttGATTATGAGAGATGCTGCTGACTGTTGTTATGCTACAGGATAAGTTTTaagtaaagaaaaatgtttagctaaaagatgtattttttttccaagacctTGACTGTAGAAAAAGTTAGGAAGCCATTTGTTGTAAAATTTTTATAACTTAATCAAGTGGGAGCTTCACGCACTTGTAAGAAAGTTTATAGTTCAAtaccccccccacaaaaagacaaaaaaaaaaaactagttgc carries:
- the LOC133493693 gene encoding zinc finger protein 11-like isoform X1, which translates into the protein MDTCLFATAHQGRPLPASSLRLLVPPVQLLSASMWQRIKERDVTDYWEVADFVGLVLGMVPELLTCKHRLQLDLGLRARYILELCRREHLFESGLILSHMDKIKHKAFAVDVNGEQEAIVHFLELIQVLLKDPKEREHFFADVFPTLYGLEYDMDLQSLFWKFLCRLGKLLPVPDLKQTVYWLGASVSGACVDLRAETEDLKVLLQHHKHLRPLEQHVDPTAGVGDIVLASLSAFPSREMAKAEEQSNHSGPDDGSHVGGTAEDEVAVEVIAEVEDEELHLMAENVIFILEDNGWVERAEGTTTDADAGKAEKGMDEKGRGLTSMHQADVHQDDDSSMKAGPSSKPHECADCGKKFKYASILTAHRVIHTGERPHGCPDCGRRFSFRQALERHRKIHQMERGYDCIICGEIFTSPSACTEHRQTHAEDDSYECPHCEKKFAWLTALLRHLKSQHAKSAGVGSDADDAAGEAPPENVKEVVALAAVRTGRRQRKPTMKMEAMDLQKRTKSKRKQEDIAERPPALEQAAFSCSEHSYGSPLVVLKDPDENCAADGASSRPERPVQHVKRLCWQDDETALAAGDCKFGFNCPDCDQSFNLMSALESHECVHAGEQPFLCSDSGRRFSFEQSLEMHKQTHAYEPALHGEFTESAAHNTLPERRTETPGEKADEVASPIKCPQCGRSFSCARYLTRHLCTRRVERAHACSCGKSFAQRGALTAHRRTHQKDRPHVCERCGKGFLYKGGLANHMKIHSSEMPFLCAFCGKCFKRERNLKKHERCHTRENVYSCSQCDKSFVYKATLVRHELTHSGERPYLCSDCGKRFFSHAELLKHERFHTGHKPFKCPHCAKTFTQSCYLTVHLRYHTGARPYSCAECNKGFLSANRLKRHTLTHTGEKPFPCEACGKLFRQSYHLKVHQRTHDKIM
- the LOC133493693 gene encoding zinc finger protein 11-like isoform X5, whose protein sequence is MDTCLFATAHQGRPLPASSLRLLVPPVQLLSASMWQRIKERDVTDYWEVADFVGLVLGMVPELLTCKHRLQLDLGLRARTVYWLGASVSGACVDLRAETEDLKVLLQHHKHLRPLEQHDPTAGVGDIVLASLSAFPSREMAKAEEQSNHSGPDDGSHVGGTAEDEVAVEVIAEVEDEELHLMAENVIFILEDNGWVERAEGTTTDADAGKAEKGMDEKGRGLTSMHQADVHQDDDSSMKAGPSSKPHECADCGKKFKYASILTAHRVIHTGERPHGCPDCGRRFSFRQALERHRKIHQMERGYDCIICGEIFTSPSACTEHRQTHAEDDSYECPHCEKKFAWLTALLRHLKSQHAKSAGVGSDADDAAGEAPPENVKEVVALAAVRTGRRQRKPTMKMEAMDLQKRTKSKRKQEDIAERPPALEQAAFSCSEHSYGSPLVVLKDPDENCAADGASSRPERPVQHVKRLCWQDDETALAAGDCKFGFNCPDCDQSFNLMSALESHECVHAGEQPFLCSDSGRRFSFEQSLEMHKQTHAYEPALHGEFTESAAHNTLPERRTETPGEKADEVASPIKCPQCGRSFSCARYLTRHLCTRRVERAHACSCGKSFAQRGALTAHRRTHQKDRPHVCERCGKGFLYKGGLANHMKIHSSEMPFLCAFCGKCFKRERNLKKHERCHTRENVYSCSQCDKSFVYKATLVRHELTHSGERPYLCSDCGKRFFSHAELLKHERFHTGHKPFKCPHCAKTFTQSCYLTVHLRYHTGARPYSCAECNKGFLSANRLKRHTLTHTGEKPFPCEACGKLFRQSYHLKVHQRTHDKIM
- the LOC133493693 gene encoding zinc finger protein 11-like isoform X2; this encodes MDTCLFATAHQGRPLPASSLRLLVPPVQLLSASMWQRIKERDVTDYWEVADFVGLVLGMVPELLTCKHRLQLDLGLRARYILELCRREHLFESGLILSHMDKIKHKAFAVDVNGEQEAIVHFLELIQVLLKDPKEREHFFADVFPTLYGLEYDMDLQSLFWKFLCRLGKLLPVPDLKQTVYWLGASVSGACVDLRAETEDLKVLLQHHKHLRPLEQHDPTAGVGDIVLASLSAFPSREMAKAEEQSNHSGPDDGSHVGGTAEDEVAVEVIAEVEDEELHLMAENVIFILEDNGWVERAEGTTTDADAGKAEKGMDEKGRGLTSMHQADVHQDDDSSMKAGPSSKPHECADCGKKFKYASILTAHRVIHTGERPHGCPDCGRRFSFRQALERHRKIHQMERGYDCIICGEIFTSPSACTEHRQTHAEDDSYECPHCEKKFAWLTALLRHLKSQHAKSAGVGSDADDAAGEAPPENVKEVVALAAVRTGRRQRKPTMKMEAMDLQKRTKSKRKQEDIAERPPALEQAAFSCSEHSYGSPLVVLKDPDENCAADGASSRPERPVQHVKRLCWQDDETALAAGDCKFGFNCPDCDQSFNLMSALESHECVHAGEQPFLCSDSGRRFSFEQSLEMHKQTHAYEPALHGEFTESAAHNTLPERRTETPGEKADEVASPIKCPQCGRSFSCARYLTRHLCTRRVERAHACSCGKSFAQRGALTAHRRTHQKDRPHVCERCGKGFLYKGGLANHMKIHSSEMPFLCAFCGKCFKRERNLKKHERCHTRENVYSCSQCDKSFVYKATLVRHELTHSGERPYLCSDCGKRFFSHAELLKHERFHTGHKPFKCPHCAKTFTQSCYLTVHLRYHTGARPYSCAECNKGFLSANRLKRHTLTHTGEKPFPCEACGKLFRQSYHLKVHQRTHDKIM